Proteins encoded by one window of Oreochromis niloticus isolate F11D_XX linkage group LG17, O_niloticus_UMD_NMBU, whole genome shotgun sequence:
- the LOC109194996 gene encoding uncharacterized protein LOC109194996: protein MTMREAGQRVQPNFSRFTVASIIRTFREENRTQRRPPGGGRLRLLSEEQERELVNMVIANNVIRLQEIQRRVIEDDHLFRGINAISLSTIDRILRKNQFRMKQAYRVPFERNSDRVKNQRVEYVQRIFEIEGRPVPHEMIFVDEAGFNLTKRRKRGRNIIGHRAIVNVPGQRGGNVTMCAAISQRGVLHRHAVLGPYNTMLLLAFLDGLRQHMFQLDYREPAQPEQPHYVVVWDNVSFHRAALVRDWFTNNPRFSNIFLPAYSPFLNPIEELFSAWRWKVYDREPYVRVHLLQAMEEACLDISVDACQGWIRHARGFYPRCLAGANIACDVDEILWPDPDQRQDAVVG from the exons ATGACTATGAGGGAGGCTGGGCAACGAGTACAACCAAATTTCAGTCGCTTCACTGTTGCCTCCATCATCAGAACCTTCAGGGAGGAAAACAG GACACAGAGACGACCACCTGGTGGAGGCAGGTTAAGGCTTTTGTCGGAGGAGCAAGAGAGGGAACTTGTAAACATGGTAATTGCAAATAATGTAATCCGCCTGCAAGAGATTCAAAGGAGAGTGATTGAGGATGATCATCTTTTTCGAGGCATAAATGCCATCAGCCTCTCCACAATTGACCGCATCCTCCGAAAGAATCAATTCCGGATGAAACAGGCATACCGAGTCCCTTTCGAACGAAACTCTGACAGAGTGAAAAACCAACGTGTGGAATATGTTCAG AGAATCTTTGAGATTGAAGGACGGCCTGTTCCCCATGAAATGATCTTTGTGGATGAGGCAGGTTTTAACCTgaccaaaagaaggaaaagggggaggaaCATAATTGGCCATCGGGCTATTGTAAATGTCCCTGGTCAGCGTGGGGGGAATGTCACTATGTGCGCAGCCATCAGCCAACGAGGGGTACTCCACCGCCATGCCGTACTAGGACCCTATAACACTATGCTTCTCCTTGCTTTTCTTGATGGTTTAAGACAACATATGTTCCAGCTGGACTACAGGGAACCAGCACAGCCAGAGCAGCCTCACTACGTTGTTGTGTGGGATAACGTCAGCTTCCATCGCGCTGCTCTGGTTCGTGACTGGTTTACCAATAACCCAAGGTTTTCTAATATCTTTCTGCCTGCATACTCCCCCTTTCTAAACCCGATAGAGGAGTTATTTTCGGCATGGCGGTGGAAAGTGTATGACCGAGAACCTTATGTCCGTGTTCACCTCCTTCAGGCCATGGAAGAGGCCTGCCTAGACATATCAGTAGATGCATGCCAGGGGTGGATCAGGCATGCAAGAGGATTTTACCCCCGCTGCCTGGCTGGGGCCAATATAGCCtgtgatgtggatgagattcTCTGGCCTGACCCAGACCAAAGACAAGATGCTGTGGTGGGATAA
- the phax gene encoding phosphorylated adapter RNA export protein, with protein sequence MAGGGDIMDGDLEDGEISGSSSDTEMGPATVAQEARPQVPSTFCGQSFQNRAYAQALPAEAYRSTGRTAESSDSDPESSDEEAAVWRRKRQKVTIAPQPPACNARLGPTPLPAQGTTGGRKVNNIWGSVVQEQCQDAITAELGIFGMDGVGMSSRNVETYNFVLARKIMEKEREMEAQSNEGGEVSMLDAELEEYMKGRGSEENTGADAKRKRPAKERLGPREEMDVKGRYEITEGDPEDKVIDEIAYRLQEPKKELIARVVKVVGKKKAIELLGETATLEESGGVYTMDGSRRRTPGGVYLNLLKNTPSITKAQIKQIFFEEQVKEYKSKKAAQKRRRHLVAKKMKQAIGTLNLQEHDDVSRETFASDTNEALESLEEAAEDEEAQEEAAVGTEETAVVYNAADLEVF encoded by the coding sequence ATGGCGGGAGGCGGAGATATCATGGACGGTGATCTGGAAGATGGAGAGATCTCTGGGTCCAGCTCGGATACTGAGATGGGACCAGCCACAGTAGCACAAGAAGCTCGACCCCAGGTTCCCTCGACTTTCTGCGGCCAGTCTTTCCAGAACAGAGCCTATGCTCAGGCACTTCCAGCCGAAGCTTATCGCAGCACAGGTAGGACGGCAGAGTCTAGTGACAGTGACCCGGAGTCCTCTGACGAGGAGGCGGCTGTTTGGCGCCGGAAACGCCAGAAAGTTACCATTGCTCCACAGCCGCCTGCATGCAACGCCCGGCTAGGGCCGACCCCTCTGCCCGCCCAGGGGACGACGGGTGGCCGCAAGGTGAATAACATTTGGGGCTCTGTAGTACAAGAGCAGTGCCAGGACGCTATCACTGCAGAACTTGGCATATTTGGCATGGATGGTGTTGGCATGTCCAGCAGGAATGTGGAGACTTATAATTTCGTCCTAGCTCGGAAGATAatggagaaggagagggagatgGAGGCACAGTCAAATGAAGGAGGAGAAGTGAGCATGCTGGATGCTGAGCTGGAGGAGTACATGAAGGGTAGGGGGTCAGAAGAGAACACAGGAGCTGATGCAAAGAGAAAGAGGCCTGCAAAGGAGCGACTGGGCCCCAGAGAAGAGATGGATGTCAAAGGCCGCTATGAGATCACAGAAGGTGACCCTGAAGATAAGGTGATAGATGAGATTGCGTACAGGCTGCAGGAGCCCAAAAAGGAGCTGATCGCTCGAGTTGTCAAAGTAGTTGGCAAGAAAAAAGCCATAGAACTGCTCGGAGAGACTGCCACCCTGGAGGAGAGCGGCGGTGTGTACACCATGGATGGCAGCAGACGCCGGACACCGGGTGGGGTGTATCTCAACCTGTTGAAAAACACCCCCAGTATCACCAAGGCCCAAATCAAGCAGATATTCTTTGAGGAACAGGTGAAGGAGTACAAGAGCAAGAAGGCTGCCCAGAAGAGGAGGCGGCATTTGGTGGCCAAGAAGATGAAGCAGGCCATTGGCACACTAAACCTGCAGGAGCACGATGACGTCTCCAGAGAGACTTTTGCTAGTGATACCAACGAGGCTCTGGAGTCTCTGGAGGAAGCTGCAGAAGACGAGGAGGCACAAGAGGAAGCTGCTGTGGGCACTGAGGAGACAGCAGTGGTCTACAACGCGGCAGACCTGGAGGTGTTTTGA
- the pmpcb gene encoding mitochondrial-processing peptidase subunit beta, producing the protein MAASVQRLTSAGRFFLQRHLLKKNSIIRFTAGPYRLLATQAAHQVALNVPETKVTALENGLRVASEDSGLPTCTVGLWIDAGSRYENERNNGTAHFLEHMAFKGTRKRSQLDLELEIENMGAHLNAYTSREQTVYYAKAFSKDLPRAVEILADIIQNSTLGEAEIERERGVILREMQEVETNLQEVVFDYLHATAYQSTALGRTILGPTENIKTINRGDLVEYITAHYKGPRIVLAAAGGVCHDELIDLAKYHFGKLPGRHQGEAPALPLCHFTGSEIRVRDDKMPLAHIAIAVEAVGWSHPDTIPLMVANTLIGNWDRSFGGGVNLSSKLAQMACQGNLCHSFQSFNTCYTDTGLWGLYMVCEPSTINDMMHFTQMEWISLCTSVTESEVARAKNLLKTNMLLHLDGSTPICEDIGRQMLCYSRRIPLHELEARIEAIDANTIKDVCTKYIYNRAPAIAAVGPIEQLPDYNQIRSGMFWMRS; encoded by the exons ATGGCGGCGTCCGTACAGCGCCTCACTTCTGCTGGGAGATTTTTCTTACAAAGACATTTACTGAAGAAGAATTCAATAATCAGG TTCACCGCTGGACCGTACAGACTCTTGGCTACTCAAGCTGCTCACCAGGTGGCGCTAAATGTTCCCGAAACCAAGGTGACTGCTTTAGAGAACGGACTCCGGGTGGCATCTGAGGACTCGGGGCTCCCCACCTGCACA GTGGGCTTGTGGATAGATGCCGGGAGTCGCTATGAGAACGAGAGAAATAACGGCACAGCGCACTTTCTGGAGCATATGGCATTTAAG GGCACTAGGAAACGCTCTCAGCTTGATCTGGAGTTGGAGATCGAGAACATGGGGGCTCACCTGAATGCCTACACATCCCGCGAGCAGACTGTTTACTATGCCAAAGCTTTCTCCAAGGATCTTCCGAGAG CTGTGGAGATTCTGGCTGACATCATCCAGAACAGCACGCTGGGAGAGGCGGAGATCGAGAGGGAGCGAGGGGTGATCCTTAGAGAGATGCAGGAAGTGGAGACCAATCTGCAAGAGGTGGTCTTTGATTATCTGCATGCTACAGCGTACCAGTCCACAGCACTGGGAAGAACCATCCTGGGCCCCACTGAGAACATCAA GACCATCAACAGAGGAGACCTGGTGGAGTATATCACCGCTCACTATAAAGGACCCAGAATAGTGTTGGCTGCTGCTGGAG GTGTTTGTCATGACGAGCTCATCGATTTGGCCAAGTATCACTTTGGAAAACTTCCCGGCAGACATCAAGGCGAAGCCCCGGCTCTTCCACTGTGCCATTTCACAGGAAGTGAG ATCCGAGTGCGTGACGACAAAATGCCGCTCGCTCACATCGCCATCGCCGTAGAGGCTGTCGGATGGTCTCACCCCGACACAATCCCACTCATGGTAGCCAACACGCTCATTGGAAACTGGGACCGCTCGTTTGGTGGAGGCGTG AATCTGTCCAGTAAGCTGGCTCAGATGGCCTGTCAGGGGAACCTGTGCCATAGCTTCCAGTCCTTCAACACCTGCTACACAGACACAGGCCTCTGGGGACTCTACATGGTGTGTGAACCCAGCACCATCAACGACATGATGCATTTCACTCAAATGGAATG GATTTCTCTTTGTACCAGTGTGACGGAGAGTGAGGTAGCTCGGGCCAAGAATCTGCTCAAGACCAACATGCTGCTGCATCTTGACG GATCCACCCCAATCTGCGAGGACATCGGCAGACAGATGCTGTGCTACAGTCGCAGGATCCCTCTTCATGAGCTGGAAGCCCGGATTGAG GCCATCGACGCCAACACCATAAAGGACGTGTGCACCAAATACATCTACAACAGAGCTCCTGCCATCGCAGCAGTCG GTCCAATCGAACAGCTGCCCGACTACAACCAGATCCGCAGTGGGATGTTCTGGATGAGAAGCTGA
- the dnajc2 gene encoding dnaJ homolog subfamily C member 2, which translates to MLLEASDGGETVVYRAAAASAQVQVEPVGRWFEAYIRRRNRNVSSSFQELEEEEESSEESADEEFQLEEYSMLRKLDPKDWKNQDHYAVLGLPHLRYKATQKQIKAAHKSIVLKHHPDKRKAAGEQIVEGDNDYFTCITKAMEILSDPVKRRAFDSVDPTFDNSMPSKSEGKENFFEVFAPVFERNARWSSKKHVPKLGTVESSFEEVDNFYSFWYNFDSWREFSYLDEEEKEKAECRDERRWIEKQNRASRAQRKKEEMNRIRTLVDTAYGCDPRIKKFKEEEKARKESEKKAKAEAKKREQEEKERARRAELEAARLAKEKEEEEAKQAAQQAKKEKEIQKKAIKKERQKLRTMCKNWNYFADNEADSVKMMEEVEKLCDRLELTSLQSLNEVLSSGSKEENKAAVEKQVQEVNAQLQKEREAEIQARQAARSSEQASGGAGGGKGWNEEDLQLLIKAVNLFPAGTNARWEVIADYMNMHSTSGMKRTAKDVINKAKNLQRLDPVQKDEINRKAFEKFKKEHTSVPPSIDNAVPSERFDASGSDGNAAPWTTEEQKLLEQALKTYPVNTPERWEKIAAAVRGRSKKDCMKRYKELVEMVKAKKAAQEQVAAKNKK; encoded by the exons CCTCTGCACAGGTTCAGGTGGAGCCTGTGGGTCGGTGGTTTGAGGCCTACATAAGGAGGAGAAACAGGAATGTGTCGTCTTCCTTCCAGGagctggaggaagaggaggagtcCTCAGAAGAGTCGGCAGATGAGGAGTTTCAGCTGGAGGAGTACTCCATGCTCCGAAAACTTGATCCTAAAGACTGGAAG AATCAAGATCACTATGCTGTGCTTGGGCTTCCACACCTGAGGTACAAGGCGACACAGAAACAGATCAAAGCTGCCC ACAAATCGATTGTGCTGAAGCACCATCCTGACAAAAGGAAAGCTGCAGGAGAGCAGATTGTGGAAGGAGACAATGACTACTTCACCTGTATCACTAAAG CTATGGAAATCTTGTCCGACCCTGTGAAGAGGAGAGCCTTCGACAGTGTAGATCCTACCTTCGACAATTCCATGCCTTCCAAGAGTGAAGGGAAAGAGAACTTTTTCGAGGTATTTGCTCCTGTTTTTGAGAGAAATGCCAGATGGTCTTCCAAGAAACATGTGCCCAAACTTGGAACTGTGGAGTCCTCTTTTGAAGAAGTGGATAATTTTTACTCTTTTTG GTACAACTTTGACTCCTGGAGGGAATTTTCATACTTGGAtgaagaggaaaaggaaaaggctgAATG TCGTGATGAGAGGAGATGGATTGAAAAGCAGAACCGAGCTTCGAGGGCTCAAAGGAAGAAGGAGGAGATGAACAGAATACGAACACTAGTTG ATACTGCCTACGGCTGCGACCCTAGAATAAAGAaattcaaagaagaagaaaaggccaGGAAGGAGTCTGAGAAGAAAGCCAAAGCTGAGGCCAAgaagagagagcaggaagagaAGGAGAGG GCCCGGCGGGCGGAGCTGGAGGCAGCTCGACTGGCAAaggaaaaggaggaagaggaagccaAGCAGGCCGCCCAGCAGGCCAAGAAAGAGAAGGAGATCCAGAAGAAGGCGATCAAGAAGGAGAGGCAGAAACTCAGGACCATGTGCAAG AACTGGAACTACTTTGCAGACAACGAGGCTGACAGTGTGAAAATGATGGAGGAAGTGGAGAAACTCTGTGACCGCCTGGAACTAACAAG CCTGCAGTCCCTCAATGAAGTGTTGTCCTCGGGATCTAAAGAGGAGAACAAGGCAGCAGTGGAAAAGCAG GTGCAGGAGGTCAATGCTCAGCTGCAGAAGGAGAGGGAGGCTGAGATCCAGGCCAGGCAGGCGGCTCGCAGCTCTGAGCAGGCCAGCGGGGGAGCGGGCGGGGGGAAGGGCTGGAACGAAGAGGACCTCCAGCTGCTCATCAAAGCAGTGAACCTGTTCCCTGCTGGAACCAATGCCAG GTGGGAGGTTATTGCCGACTATATGAACATGCACTCCACCAGCGGCATGAAGAGGACGGCCAAAGATGTAATCAACAAAGCCAAGAACCTCCAACGACTCG ATCCTGTGCAGAAAGatgaaataaatagaaaagCATTTGAAAAGTTCAAGAAGGAGCACACATCAGTGCCGCCCTCCATCGACAACGCTGTGCCCTCAGAGAGGTTTGATG CCTCGGGCAGTGATGGGAATGCTGCCCCCTGGACCACAGAGGAGCAGAAACTTCTAGAACAAGCCCTGAAGACCTACCCAGTCAACACGCCTGAGCGCTGGGAGAAGATCGCAGCTGCTGTGCGTGGACGAAGCAAGAAGGACTGTATGAAGCGGTATAAG GAACTGGTGGAGATGGTCAAAGCCAAGAAAGCTGCTCAGGAACAAGTGGcagccaaaaataaaaaatga